Proteins from one Triticum aestivum cultivar Chinese Spring chromosome 7A, IWGSC CS RefSeq v2.1, whole genome shotgun sequence genomic window:
- the LOC123151384 gene encoding probable receptor-like protein kinase At5g20050, whose amino-acid sequence MARRTAKVLAVAVASTVLVAAEVALYLCLRLSRPFYLSTAAVLAATVLTLLILLHCTAGRAERMAARRALDDGEELRVEYSYFRKVAGLPRKFSLHALAAATDDFRCVAGRGASGTVFRGVLDDGTPVAVKRISEDRPGAAGRADKEFRAEVAAIAGAQHVNLARLLGFCLGSPRFLVYEYMDHGSLDSWIFPSPGDADADARPRGCLPWPRRYQVAVDVAKALAYLHHDCRSKVLHLDVKPENILLDDGFRGVLSDFGLSKLAGKDQSRVVTAVRGTAGYLAPEWLLGAGVTEKSDVYSYGMVLLELVAGRRCVRPEEDGGWSYLPKIAAEMTRAGRVMEVVDRRLSSGVGDAEKAAVRRAVHVALWCAQEKAGARPSMARVLEMLEGRLAGEVEAPPPSDTIMEDLLALGHARARGGGPFRLPSAGPAGRAASSASVLSKYDSFAMSYLSGR is encoded by the coding sequence ATGGCGAGGAGAACGGCCAAGGTGCTCGCCGTCGCGGTGGCCAGCACGGTGCTCGTGGCGGCCGAGGTGGCCCTCTACCTCTGCCTGCGTCTGTCGAGGCCGTTCTACCTCTCCACGGCCGCCGTCCTGGCGGCGACGGTCCTGACGCTGCTGATCCTGCTCCACTGCACCGCGGGGCGGGCGGAGCgcatggcggcgcggcgggcgctggacgacggcgaggagctgcgcGTCGAGTACAGCTACTTCCGCAAGGTGGCCGGGCTGCCGCGCAAGTTCTCGCTGCACGCGCTGGCGGCGGCCACGGACGACTTCCGGTGCGTGGCCGGGCGGGGCGCCTCGGGCAcggtcttccgcggcgtcctcgaCGACGGCACCCCCGTCGCCGTCAAGCGGATCTCCGAGGACCGCCCCGGCGCCGCCGGACGCGCCGACAAGGAGTTCCGGGCGGAGgtggccgccatcgccggcgcgcAGCACGTCAACCTGGCCCGCCTCCTCGGCTTCTGCCTCGGCTCCCCGCGCTTCCTCGTCTACGAGTACATGGACCACGGCTCCCTCGACAGCTGGATCTTCCCTTCCCCcggcgacgccgacgccgacgcccgcCCGCGCGGCTGCCTGCCGTGGCCGCGCCGCTACCAGGTCGCCGTCGACGTCGCCAAGGCGCTCGCCTACCTGCACCACGACTGCCGCTCCAAGGTGCTGCACCTGGACGTCAAGCCGGAGAACATCCTCCTCGACGACGGCTTCCGGGGCGTCCTCTCCGACTTCGGCCTCTCCAAGCTCGCCGGCAAGGACCAGAGCCGGGTGGTCACGGCGGTGCGCGGCACCGCGGGGTACCTGGCGCCCGAGTGGCTCCTCGGCGCCGGCGTCACCGAGAAGTCCGACGTCTACAGCTACGGGATGGTGCTGCTGGAGCTGGTTGCCGGCCGCCGCTGCGTGCGGCCGGAGGAGGACGGCGGGTGGTCGTACCTGCCCAAGATCGCCGCCGAGATGACGCGCGCGGGGCGCGTCATGGAGGTCGTGGACCGGAGGCTCTCCTCCGGCGTCGGGGACGCGGAGAAGGCGGCGGTGCGGCGCGCGGTGCACGTGGCGCTGTGGTGCGCGCAGGAGAAGGCCGGGGCGCGGCCGAGCATGGCGCGCGTGCTGGAGATGCTGGAGGGGAGGCTCgccggggaggtggaggcgccgccGCCGTCGGACACCATCATGGAGGACCTGCTGGCGCTCGGCCACGCGCGCGCGCGCGGCGGCGGGCCGTTCCGGCTGCCGTCGGCGGGCCCGGCCGGGAGGGCCGCCTCGTCGGCGTCGGTGCTGAGCAAGTACGACTCGTTCGCCATGTCCTACCTGTCAGGGAGATAG
- the LOC123154430 gene encoding wall-associated receptor kinase 3, translated as MARPDCPDKCGNISIPYPFGTGKGCFQEPFSVTCNASGPYLASTRVRILDINLTTGEICVLNPRIAWECNYTDGTNSSGSDGLRLDPFHKLSDTKNKLISIGCATLGFIGGITKGENQVLFPIVNSCFSFCTDASSMNGSTQCVGMGCCETPFPGNISSFRTGSRPLTIYNSITQPSRPCSYTFVAEEDWFKFNHSYIISTNFATKYTEGVPLVLDWVVGNKSCSEATKMGSQYACQAMNSECIGVSNGPGYRCKCSQGYEGNPYLQGGCQDINECEPPNQSFYPCKGNCRNTDGNYICLCPSGFRSDDPKSIPCVPADPKKALKVVLGISFSIVFLMVCIFALRAEYQKRKLAEEKDKFFDQNGGQVLYRQIMSKEVDTLKIFTQEDLKKATNDFDKSKELGRGGHGTVYKGVLKDSRVVAVKRSKIMNVVETDEFVQEIIILSQTNHRNVVRLLGCCLEVEVPILVYEFIPNGTLFEFIHRSYGSPPPSLDTRLRVAQESAEALAYLHLSMNHPIVHGDVKSMNILLDENYMAKVTDFGASRTLPKDAAQFMTLVQGTLGYLDPEYLQERQLTEKSDVYSFGVVLLELITGKTAIYNDGPNEGKSLVRSFLLAMKEDSLEDILDPSIVRAGTETLLGEVAELGRMCLGPMGEERPSMTQVADRLKALRSTWREELVLDRAVTENMVVHMPPAAAPVPGDLASSSSGAPSTVPDMSGMSMEAPR; from the exons ATGGCACGGCCTGACTGCCCAGACAAGTGTGGTAACATCAGCATCCCGTACCCGTTCGGCACCGGGAAAGGCTGCTTCCAAGAACCCTTTAGTGTCACATGCAATGCCAGTGGGCCATATCTAGCTTCAACCAGAGTTAGGATACTGGACATCAATCTTACCACGGGCGAGATTTGTGTTCTGAATCCACGTATAGCATGGGAATGCAACTACACCGACGGCACCAATAGCAGCGGTTCGGATGGGTTAAGACTTGATCCTTTTCATAAGCTTTCCGACACCAAGAACAAGTTGATATCGATCGGTTGTGCTACACTTGGATTTATCGGAGGAATCACCAAGGGCGAGAACCAGGTTTTGTTCCCCATTGTTAACTCATGCTTTTCATTCTGCACTGACGCAAGTAGCATGAATGGTAGCACACAGTGCGTTGGCATGGGTTGCTGCGAAACCCCCTTTCCAGGAAACATCAGCTCCTTTCGCACCGGATCTAGACCATTAACAATATACAACTCTATCACCCAGCCTTCCCGCCCATGCAGCTACACATTCGTTGCTGAGGAGGACTGGTTCAAGTTCAATCATTCATATATCATCTCTACAAATTTTGCAACTAAATATACAGAGGGGGTCCCTTTGGTACTAGATTGGGTTGTTGGTAATAAAAGTTGTTCGGAAGCCACCAAGATGGGATCACAGTATGCATGCCAAGCCATGAACAGTGAATGCATCGGTGTCTCCAATGGCCCCGGTTACCGCTGCAAGTGCTCTCAAGGTTATGAGGGCAATCCCTACCTACAAGGAGGGTGCCAAG ATATCAATGAGTGCGAACCTCCAAACCAGTCCTTCTATCCTTGCAAAGGTAATTGCAGAAATACCGATGGAAACTACATCTGTCTATGCCCATCAGGATTCAGGAGCGATGATCCCAAGAGCATACCCTGCGTTCCAGCTGACCCAAAGAAAGCGTTGAAGGTGGTTTTAG gcatatCCTTCAGTATTGTCTTCCTCATGGTTTGTATCTTTGCTCTACGGGCTGAGTATCAGAAAAGGAAGCTTGCCGAAGAGAAGGACAAATTCTTTGATCAGAATGGTGGTCAGGTATTATATCGCCAAATTATGTCAAAAGAAGTCGACACATTGAAGATATTCACACaagaagatctgaagaaggctacaaacgatttTGACAAGAGCAAAGAACTGGGAAGGGGTGGTCATGGCACTGTCTACAAGGGCGTTCTGAAGGATAGCAGGGTAGTGGCCGTGAAACGCTCAAAGATAATGAACGTGGTCGAAACTGATGAATTCGTGCAGGAGATTATTATACTTTCACAGACCAACCACCGGAATGTGGTCAGGCTTCTAGGCTGCTGCTTAGAGGTGGAAGTCCCCATACTGGTCTACGAATTCATTCCAAATGGCACTCTATTTGAGTTCATCCATCGTAGCTACGGGAGTCCACCTCCGTCGCTGGACACCCGTCTCAGGGTCGCTCAAGAATCCGCCGAAGCACTGGCGTATCTGCATCTGTCCATGAACCACCCTATAGTGCACGGGGATGTCAAGTCTATGAACATTCTCTTGGACGAGAACTACATGGCGAAGGTGACTGACTTTGGGGCATCAAGGACACTCCCCAAGGACGCGGCCCAGTTCATGACATTGGTGCAGGGCACCCTTGGTTACCTGGACCCTGAGTACCTGCAAGAGCGACAGCTCACGGAGAAGAGTGATGTCTACAGTTTCGGGGTCGTGCTGCTGGAGCTGATCACAGGGAAGACAGCGATCTATAACGACGGGCCCAATGAAGGCAAGAGCCTCGTGCGGTCCTTCCTGCTTGCGATGAAGGAGGACAGCCTCGAGGACATTCTGGACCCGAGCATCGTGCGCGCAGGGACGGAGACGCTGCTGGGAGAAGTGGCCGAGCTCGGGAGGATGTGCTTGGGTCCCATGGGTGAAGAGAGGCCTTCCATGACCCAGGTGGCCGATAGGCTGAAGGCTCTGCGAAGCACCTGGAGGGAAGAGCTGGTGCTGGACCGTGCCGTGACGGAAAATATGGTCGTGCACATGCCACCTGCAGCAGCTCCAGTGCCCGGGGATCTCGCGTCATCGTCATCGGGAGCCCCCTCGACGGTGCCGGACATGTCCGGAATGAGCATGGAGGCACCCAGATGA
- the LOC123148307 gene encoding wall-associated receptor kinase 3 isoform X2: MAWPGCPDKCGNVNIPYPFGTREGCFREPFNVTCNETGAYLASTEVRVLDINLTVGEIRVLNPHISWECNYTNGTSGNGSDGLSLDPFHKLSNTKNKLISIGCATLGLILGVTKGKNQLEFPIVNTCYSVCTDANSVDDSTKCVGMGCCQTPLPGNISSFNTVSSSLTFKNSTSQSFSPCSYSFVAEEDRFKFDRSYVSSSNFLNKYTDGVPLVLDWVVGNESCSEATKMGSQYACKDMNSKCVDVSNGPGYRCNCSEGYEGNPYLQGGCQDINECEPPNQSLYPCQGKCTNTVGNYTCFCASGFRSDDPKSIPCVPADPKKALKVVLGISFSAIFLMVCIFALRAEYQKRKLAKEKDKFFDQNGGQILYRQIMSKQVDTLKIFTQEDLKKATNDFDKSRELGRGGHGTVYKGILKDDRVVAVKRSKIMNVAETDEFVQEIIILSQTNHRNVVRLLGCCLEVEVPILVYEFIPNGTLFEFIHRSYGSPPPSLDTRLRVAQESAEALAYLHLSMNHPIVHGDVKSMNILLDENYMAKVTDFGASRTLPKDAAQFMTLVQGTLGYLDPEYLQERQLTEKSDVYSFGVVLLELITGKTAIYNDGPKEGKSLVWSFLLAMKEESLEDILDPSIVRAGTETLLGEVAELGRMCLGPIGEERPSMTQVADRLKALRSTWREELVLDRAVTEHMVVHMPPAAAPMPWDLASSSSGAPSTVPYMSGMGIEAPR; encoded by the exons ATGGCCTGGCCTGGCTGCCCAGATAAGTGTGGCAACGTCAACATCCCGTACCCGTTTGGTACCAGAGAAGGCTGCTTTCGAGAACCCTTTAATGTCACATGCAATGAGACCGGGGCGTATCTGGCCTCAACCGAAGTTAGGGTACTGGACATCAATCTTACCGTGGGTGAGATTCGTGTTCTGAACCCACACATATCATGGGAATGCAACTACACCAACGGCACCAGTGGCAACGGTTCGGATGGCTTAAGCCTTGATccttttcataagctttccaacaccaAGAACAAGTTGATATCGATCGGTTGTGCTACACTTGGATTGATCTTAGGAGTCACCAAGGGCAAGAACCAGCTTGAGTTCCCCATTGTTAACACATGCTATTCAGTCTGCACTGATGCAAATAGCGTGGATGATAGCACAAAGTGCGTTGGCATGGGTTGCTGCCAAACCCCCTTGCCAGGAAACATTAGCTCCTTCAACACCGTATCTTCATCATTAACATTTAAAAACTCTACAAGCCAGTCTTTCAGCCCGTGCAGCTACTCATTCGTCGCTGAGGAGGACCGGTTCAAGTTCGATCGTTCATATGTCAGCTCTTCAAATTTCTTAAATAAATATACAGATGGGGTCCCTTTGGTACTTGATTGGGTTGTTGGTAATGAAAGTTGTTCGGAAGCCACCAAGATGGGATCACAGTATGCCTGCAAAGACATGAACAGTAAATGTGTCGATGTGTCCAATGGCCCTGGATACCGCTGCAACTGCTCTGAAGGTTATGAGGGTAATCCCTATCTACAAGGAGGGTGCCAAG ACATCAACGAGTGTGAACCTCCAAACCAGTCCTTGTATCCTTGCCAAGGTAAATGCACAAATACCGTTGGAAACTACACCTGTTTCTGCGCATCAGGATTCAGGAGCGATGATCCAAAGAGCATACCCTGCGTTCCCGCTGACCCAAAGAAAGCTCTTAAGGTGGTCTTAG gcatatCCTTCAGTGCCATCTTCCTCATGGTTTGTATCTTTGCTCTACGAGCTGAGTACCAGAAAAGGAAGCTTGCGAAGGAGAAGGACAAGTTCTTTGATCAGAATGGTGGTCAGATATTATATCGCCAAATTATGTCAAAACAAGTCGACACACTGAAGATATTCACTCaagaagatctgaagaaggctacaaacgatttTGACAAGAGCAGAGAACTGGGCAGGGGTGGTCATGGCACTGTCTACAAGGGCATTCTGAAGGATGACAGGGTAGTGGCCGTGAAACGCTCAAAGATAATGAACGTGGCCGAAACTGATGAATTTGTGCAGGAGATTATTATACTTTCACAGACCAACCACCGGAATGTGGTCAGGCTTCTAGGGTGTTGCTTGGAAGTGGAGGTCCCCATACTGGTCTATGAATTCATCCCAAATGGCACTTTGTTTGAGTTCATCCATCGTAGCTATGGGAGTCCACCTCCCTCACTGGACACCCGTCTTAGGGTCGCTCAAGAATCTGCCGAAGCACTGGCGTATCTGCATCTGTCCATGAACCACCCTATAGTGCACGGGGATGTCAAGTCTATGAACATTCTCTTGGACGAGAACTACATGGCGAAGGTGACTGACTTTGGGGCATCAAGGACACTCCCCAAGGACGCGGCCCAGTTCATGACATTGGTGCAGGGCACCCTGGGTTACCTGGACCCCGAGTACCTGCAGGAGCGGCAGCTGACAGAGAAGAGCGACGTCTACAGCTTCGGGGTTGTGCTGCTGGAGCTGATCACAGGGAAGACGGCTATCTACAACGACGGGCCCAAGGAAGGCAAGAGCCTTGTTTGGTCCTTCCTGCTCGCAATGAAGGAGGAGAGCCTCGAGGACATCCTGGACCCGAGCATCGTGCGCGCGGGGACGGAGACGCTGCTGGGAGAAGTGGCCGAGCTGGGGAGGATGTGCTTGGGCCCCATTGGTGAAGAGAGGCCTTCCATGACCCAGGTGGCTGACAGGCTGAAGGCTCTTCGAAGCACCTGGAGGGAAGAACTGGTGCTGGACCGTGCCGTAACGGAGCATATGGTCGTGCACATGCCACCTGCAGCAGCTCCGATGCCTTGGGATctcgcgtcgtcgtcgtcgggagCCCCCTCGACGGTGCCGTACATGTCTGGAATGGGCATAGAGGCTCCCAGATGA
- the LOC123148307 gene encoding wall-associated receptor kinase 1 isoform X1, whose product MVWLLIAGQKLLLLVAATLVLHHSTTTYVAASAGSISMAWPGCPDKCGNVNIPYPFGTREGCFREPFNVTCNETGAYLASTEVRVLDINLTVGEIRVLNPHISWECNYTNGTSGNGSDGLSLDPFHKLSNTKNKLISIGCATLGLILGVTKGKNQLEFPIVNTCYSVCTDANSVDDSTKCVGMGCCQTPLPGNISSFNTVSSSLTFKNSTSQSFSPCSYSFVAEEDRFKFDRSYVSSSNFLNKYTDGVPLVLDWVVGNESCSEATKMGSQYACKDMNSKCVDVSNGPGYRCNCSEGYEGNPYLQGGCQDINECEPPNQSLYPCQGKCTNTVGNYTCFCASGFRSDDPKSIPCVPADPKKALKVVLGISFSAIFLMVCIFALRAEYQKRKLAKEKDKFFDQNGGQILYRQIMSKQVDTLKIFTQEDLKKATNDFDKSRELGRGGHGTVYKGILKDDRVVAVKRSKIMNVAETDEFVQEIIILSQTNHRNVVRLLGCCLEVEVPILVYEFIPNGTLFEFIHRSYGSPPPSLDTRLRVAQESAEALAYLHLSMNHPIVHGDVKSMNILLDENYMAKVTDFGASRTLPKDAAQFMTLVQGTLGYLDPEYLQERQLTEKSDVYSFGVVLLELITGKTAIYNDGPKEGKSLVWSFLLAMKEESLEDILDPSIVRAGTETLLGEVAELGRMCLGPIGEERPSMTQVADRLKALRSTWREELVLDRAVTEHMVVHMPPAAAPMPWDLASSSSGAPSTVPYMSGMGIEAPR is encoded by the exons ATGGTCTGGCTACTGATCGCCG GTCAGAAGCTCTTACTACTTGTTGCTGCCACCCTAGTCCTACATCATAGTACTACCACCTATGTCGCTGCGTCTGCTGGGAGCATCAGCATGGCCTGGCCTGGCTGCCCAGATAAGTGTGGCAACGTCAACATCCCGTACCCGTTTGGTACCAGAGAAGGCTGCTTTCGAGAACCCTTTAATGTCACATGCAATGAGACCGGGGCGTATCTGGCCTCAACCGAAGTTAGGGTACTGGACATCAATCTTACCGTGGGTGAGATTCGTGTTCTGAACCCACACATATCATGGGAATGCAACTACACCAACGGCACCAGTGGCAACGGTTCGGATGGCTTAAGCCTTGATccttttcataagctttccaacaccaAGAACAAGTTGATATCGATCGGTTGTGCTACACTTGGATTGATCTTAGGAGTCACCAAGGGCAAGAACCAGCTTGAGTTCCCCATTGTTAACACATGCTATTCAGTCTGCACTGATGCAAATAGCGTGGATGATAGCACAAAGTGCGTTGGCATGGGTTGCTGCCAAACCCCCTTGCCAGGAAACATTAGCTCCTTCAACACCGTATCTTCATCATTAACATTTAAAAACTCTACAAGCCAGTCTTTCAGCCCGTGCAGCTACTCATTCGTCGCTGAGGAGGACCGGTTCAAGTTCGATCGTTCATATGTCAGCTCTTCAAATTTCTTAAATAAATATACAGATGGGGTCCCTTTGGTACTTGATTGGGTTGTTGGTAATGAAAGTTGTTCGGAAGCCACCAAGATGGGATCACAGTATGCCTGCAAAGACATGAACAGTAAATGTGTCGATGTGTCCAATGGCCCTGGATACCGCTGCAACTGCTCTGAAGGTTATGAGGGTAATCCCTATCTACAAGGAGGGTGCCAAG ACATCAACGAGTGTGAACCTCCAAACCAGTCCTTGTATCCTTGCCAAGGTAAATGCACAAATACCGTTGGAAACTACACCTGTTTCTGCGCATCAGGATTCAGGAGCGATGATCCAAAGAGCATACCCTGCGTTCCCGCTGACCCAAAGAAAGCTCTTAAGGTGGTCTTAG gcatatCCTTCAGTGCCATCTTCCTCATGGTTTGTATCTTTGCTCTACGAGCTGAGTACCAGAAAAGGAAGCTTGCGAAGGAGAAGGACAAGTTCTTTGATCAGAATGGTGGTCAGATATTATATCGCCAAATTATGTCAAAACAAGTCGACACACTGAAGATATTCACTCaagaagatctgaagaaggctacaaacgatttTGACAAGAGCAGAGAACTGGGCAGGGGTGGTCATGGCACTGTCTACAAGGGCATTCTGAAGGATGACAGGGTAGTGGCCGTGAAACGCTCAAAGATAATGAACGTGGCCGAAACTGATGAATTTGTGCAGGAGATTATTATACTTTCACAGACCAACCACCGGAATGTGGTCAGGCTTCTAGGGTGTTGCTTGGAAGTGGAGGTCCCCATACTGGTCTATGAATTCATCCCAAATGGCACTTTGTTTGAGTTCATCCATCGTAGCTATGGGAGTCCACCTCCCTCACTGGACACCCGTCTTAGGGTCGCTCAAGAATCTGCCGAAGCACTGGCGTATCTGCATCTGTCCATGAACCACCCTATAGTGCACGGGGATGTCAAGTCTATGAACATTCTCTTGGACGAGAACTACATGGCGAAGGTGACTGACTTTGGGGCATCAAGGACACTCCCCAAGGACGCGGCCCAGTTCATGACATTGGTGCAGGGCACCCTGGGTTACCTGGACCCCGAGTACCTGCAGGAGCGGCAGCTGACAGAGAAGAGCGACGTCTACAGCTTCGGGGTTGTGCTGCTGGAGCTGATCACAGGGAAGACGGCTATCTACAACGACGGGCCCAAGGAAGGCAAGAGCCTTGTTTGGTCCTTCCTGCTCGCAATGAAGGAGGAGAGCCTCGAGGACATCCTGGACCCGAGCATCGTGCGCGCGGGGACGGAGACGCTGCTGGGAGAAGTGGCCGAGCTGGGGAGGATGTGCTTGGGCCCCATTGGTGAAGAGAGGCCTTCCATGACCCAGGTGGCTGACAGGCTGAAGGCTCTTCGAAGCACCTGGAGGGAAGAACTGGTGCTGGACCGTGCCGTAACGGAGCATATGGTCGTGCACATGCCACCTGCAGCAGCTCCGATGCCTTGGGATctcgcgtcgtcgtcgtcgggagCCCCCTCGACGGTGCCGTACATGTCTGGAATGGGCATAGAGGCTCCCAGATGA
- the LOC123151383 gene encoding putative cytochrome c oxidase subunit 5b-like: protein MWKRAASLLLARRTALAAQRAPAISGSAAGATRRAPAFFSTLDAGQARTRVEDVMPIATGHEREEIEAELQGKKRFDMDAPVGPFGTKEDPAIIQSYFDKRIVGCPGGEGEDEHDVVWFWLKKGEPHECPVCTQYFKLEVIGNGGNPDGHDDDDDHHHH, encoded by the exons atgtggaagcgcgccgcctccctcctcctcgcccGCCGCACGGCCCTCGCCGCGCAGCGCGCCCCGGCGATCTCGGGATCCGCCGCGGGCGCCACCCGCCGCGCGCCCGCCTTCTTCTCCACCCTCG ATGCGGGGCAGGCGAGGACGCGGGTCGAGGACGTGATGCCGATCGCCACGGGGCACGAGCGCGAGGAGATCGAGGCCGAGCTCCAG GGAAAGAAGCGGTTTGACATGGACGCCCCCGTCGGCCCATTCGGCACCAAG GAAGATCCAGCTATCATTCAGTCATACTTTGACAAAAGGATTGTTGGTTGCCCTGGCGGTGAAGGAG AGGATGAGCATGATGTTGTGTGGTTTTGGTTGAAGAAAGGCGAGCCACATGAATGCCCAGTCTGCACTCAGTATTTCAAG CTTGAGGTTATTGGGAACGGAGGAAACCCTGacggacatgatgatgacgatgaccacCACCACCATTAA